From a region of the Acinetobacter larvae genome:
- the rpsF gene encoding 30S ribosomal protein S6 — translation MRHYEIVLLVHPDQSDQVVGMVERYISHIKEADGQIHRLEDWGRRQLAYPINKIHKAHYILMNVESSQTTLDELEELFRYNDAIIRSLIIRREHAITEESLLAKSAEEKRARKAQREEAQQSQDSVEA, via the coding sequence ATGCGTCACTACGAAATCGTACTCTTGGTACATCCAGACCAAAGCGATCAAGTGGTAGGTATGGTTGAACGCTATATCTCTCACATCAAAGAAGCTGATGGTCAAATTCACCGTCTAGAAGATTGGGGTCGTCGCCAATTGGCTTACCCAATTAACAAGATTCACAAAGCGCACTACATTTTAATGAATGTTGAAAGTAGCCAAACTACGCTTGACGAGCTAGAAGAATTATTCCGTTATAACGACGCAATCATTCGTAGCCTCATCATCCGTCGTGAACACGCAATCACTGAAGAATCTTTACTTGCTAAAAGTGCTGAAGAAAAACGTGCACGTAAAGCGCAACGTGAAGAAGCTCAGCAATCACAAGATTCTGTAGAAGCATAA
- the rpsR gene encoding 30S ribosomal protein S18 produces the protein MARFYRRRKFCRFTAENVTYIDYKDIDTLKQYITENGKIVPSRITGTKARYQRQLALAIKQARYLALIPYTDNHK, from the coding sequence ATGGCACGTTTTTACCGTCGTCGCAAGTTCTGCCGCTTTACAGCTGAGAACGTGACTTATATCGACTACAAAGATATCGACACTTTAAAACAGTACATCACTGAAAACGGCAAGATCGTTCCTAGCCGTATCACGGGTACTAAGGCTCGTTATCAACGTCAATTAGCGCTCGCGATCAAACAAGCGCGTTATTTGGCTTTGATCCCTTACACTGACAACCATAAGTGA
- the pepN gene encoding aminopeptidase N — translation MNISANATPAIDSTIYLKDYQKPTFAVEHIDLDIQVHADHTRVLAKLQMQRQSAGELCLLGRDLQLVAVRINGRALTEKDYRLDTEQLVILDAPEQLLLETEVIIHPENNTMLEGLYQAGDNLYVTQNEPEGFRKITFYPDRPDVLSVFTTRVEADKTFPVLLANGNLIETGTVGDNRHYAIWQDPTKKPSYLFACVIGDLAVLRDHYVTSEGRDVALEIYAVEKDIPKCHIAMQALKHSMRWDEEHYGRPYDLDNYMIVAVSQFNMGAMENKGLNIFNTSCVLADEAYTTDAAIMRVQSVIAHEYFHNWTGNRITCRDWFQLCLKEGLTVFRDQSFSEDLQSAAVQRIDDVAVLKAHQFPEDAGPLSHPPRPDHFVEINNFYTATVYEKGAEINRMMATLLGKEKYRAGTDEYFRRHDGQAVTVEDWIAALSAGSTVDLSAFLTWYNQPGTPKLEVRGHYNAEQQSYRLDFKQSLKAHAKYPDLKPVPIPVALALFNPHTGEKYTLQHDALVENNQTEAVYLFDQAEASLEFKGIDQAPVASLLRNFSAPVNLDFNYSDQDLALLLQYENNGFNQWQATQTLLERILLNDHPAQIYFDAITATLPSIIARDPLLASRLLDVPSESYLGSRIDEHYQPEMIHEKREALLNQLAKVLGEQCKTIYLSLDPATEKDFSQAMGVRALRNIMLSLIARQGDLSVFELAAQQFKDSQNMSERLGALKILVWNNASQAQDALAAFYQQYQDEALALDQWFLLQASHPEADVQSIQALTEHPDYDLKTPNRIRAVTGGLNAHPVHAWSFGVAHFIELAAYLDEKNPIVGARLLQSLSRWYTLAEPQRSTVQQALQQLQSKVQSKNVVETLNSMLAV, via the coding sequence ATGAACATCTCGGCGAATGCTACGCCAGCAATCGACTCAACGATTTATTTAAAAGATTACCAAAAACCTACTTTTGCCGTAGAGCATATTGATTTAGATATCCAAGTGCATGCCGATCATACGCGTGTTTTAGCCAAATTGCAGATGCAGCGTCAAAGCGCTGGAGAGCTGTGTTTATTGGGGCGTGATTTGCAACTTGTTGCTGTGCGTATAAATGGACGAGCCCTGACTGAAAAAGATTATCGACTCGATACCGAACAGCTGGTTATTTTAGATGCACCAGAGCAATTGCTGTTAGAAACAGAAGTGATAATCCATCCAGAAAATAATACCATGCTAGAGGGGTTATATCAGGCGGGTGATAATCTATATGTGACGCAAAATGAGCCGGAAGGTTTTCGTAAAATAACGTTTTATCCTGATCGCCCAGATGTTTTATCGGTTTTTACGACGCGTGTGGAAGCTGATAAAACATTTCCAGTTTTATTGGCCAATGGTAATCTTATTGAAACTGGTACAGTGGGAGATAATCGTCACTATGCTATTTGGCAAGACCCCACCAAAAAACCAAGTTATTTATTTGCCTGTGTGATTGGTGATTTAGCCGTGTTACGTGATCATTACGTCACGTCAGAAGGTCGTGATGTTGCACTAGAAATATATGCGGTCGAAAAAGATATTCCTAAATGCCATATTGCTATGCAAGCTTTAAAACATTCTATGCGTTGGGATGAAGAGCATTATGGGCGCCCTTATGATCTAGATAATTATATGATCGTGGCGGTGAGCCAATTCAATATGGGGGCGATGGAAAATAAAGGGCTTAATATTTTTAATACCTCATGCGTATTGGCAGACGAAGCCTATACGACCGATGCGGCGATTATGCGGGTGCAATCGGTGATAGCCCATGAATATTTTCACAACTGGACCGGTAACCGTATTACTTGCCGTGATTGGTTCCAGCTGTGCTTAAAAGAAGGTTTGACAGTATTTCGTGATCAATCTTTTTCAGAAGATCTACAGTCTGCAGCAGTACAACGTATTGATGATGTCGCTGTGCTCAAAGCACATCAATTTCCAGAAGATGCAGGACCTTTATCACATCCGCCACGACCAGATCATTTTGTTGAAATTAATAACTTTTATACCGCCACAGTCTATGAAAAAGGCGCTGAAATTAACCGCATGATGGCAACCTTGTTGGGCAAAGAAAAATATCGTGCAGGGACTGATGAATATTTCCGTCGTCATGATGGTCAAGCCGTTACGGTTGAGGATTGGATAGCCGCATTATCAGCCGGTTCTACAGTAGATTTATCGGCATTTTTAACATGGTATAACCAACCAGGCACACCAAAACTTGAAGTACGCGGGCATTATAATGCTGAGCAACAGAGCTACCGTTTAGACTTTAAACAAAGCTTGAAAGCACATGCCAAATACCCAGATTTAAAACCCGTGCCTATTCCAGTTGCTTTGGCACTATTTAACCCACATACGGGTGAGAAATATACCTTGCAACATGATGCATTGGTGGAAAATAACCAAACAGAGGCAGTATATTTATTTGATCAAGCCGAAGCGAGTCTGGAGTTTAAAGGCATTGATCAAGCGCCTGTCGCGTCATTACTGCGTAATTTCTCGGCGCCAGTCAATCTAGATTTTAACTATAGTGATCAAGATCTGGCGCTATTATTGCAGTATGAAAATAATGGCTTTAATCAATGGCAAGCGACGCAAACTTTATTAGAGCGTATTTTACTCAATGACCATCCTGCACAAATTTATTTTGATGCGATTACGGCAACTTTACCGAGTATTATTGCGCGAGATCCATTATTGGCATCACGGTTGTTGGATGTGCCAAGTGAAAGTTATTTAGGTAGCCGCATTGATGAGCATTATCAGCCGGAAATGATTCATGAGAAACGCGAAGCTTTATTGAATCAATTAGCCAAGGTGTTGGGTGAGCAGTGTAAAACAATTTACTTGTCATTAGATCCTGCTACAGAAAAAGATTTTTCACAAGCCATGGGCGTGCGTGCACTACGTAATATTATGCTGAGTTTAATTGCGCGTCAGGGTGACCTCAGTGTCTTTGAGTTGGCAGCACAACAGTTTAAAGACAGTCAAAATATGTCTGAACGATTGGGCGCACTTAAAATCTTGGTGTGGAATAATGCATCACAAGCACAAGATGCTTTGGCTGCGTTCTATCAACAATATCAAGATGAAGCCTTAGCGCTAGATCAGTGGTTCTTATTACAAGCGTCGCATCCTGAGGCTGATGTACAAAGCATTCAGGCTCTCACTGAACATCCGGATTATGATTTAAAAACACCGAACCGTATTCGTGCAGTCACAGGGGGCTTAAATGCACATCCTGTACATGCATGGAGTTTTGGTGTCGCGCATTTTATTGAGCTTGCAGCATATCTGGATGAGAAGAACCCAATTGTAGGGGCGCGGTTATTACAGAGTTTAAGCCGTTGGTATACTCTGGCTGAGCCACAACGCAGCACGGTACAACAGGCATTGCAACAGTTGCAAAGCAAAGTACAGTCTAAAAATGTGGTTGAAACTTTAAATAGTATGTTAGCTGTCTAA
- the ntrR gene encoding ADPR responsive transcriptional repressor NtrR has product MSFTSEQEYLSQYQATDYPSPLMTVDMAIFALNAGQLQILLIKRSNYPAKDHWALPGGFVDLKQDQDLMASAKRKLLQKTGVDSPYLEQVVSIGNAQRDPRGWSITVLYFALIDFNTVIQHNDHLEYSEWVNLTDAQDLDLAFDHAQLLQLAFERLQNKTRYTTLPIRLMPDLFTLTELQRIYEIILGQSLEKKSFRRRMIESGVVEQTAQHKIAGKRPAQLYRFALQQYDFHFPRMLEYPRPNTNAIE; this is encoded by the coding sequence GTGTCTTTTACCTCTGAACAAGAATATCTTTCCCAATACCAAGCTACAGACTATCCCTCACCTTTAATGACGGTCGATATGGCGATCTTTGCGCTAAACGCGGGACAATTACAAATCTTATTGATTAAACGTTCCAACTACCCTGCCAAAGATCACTGGGCATTACCAGGTGGCTTTGTTGACTTAAAACAAGATCAAGATTTAATGGCATCTGCCAAACGTAAATTATTGCAAAAAACTGGCGTAGATTCACCTTATTTAGAACAAGTTGTCAGCATTGGCAATGCACAACGTGATCCGCGGGGATGGTCTATCACGGTATTGTATTTTGCCCTCATTGATTTCAATACGGTTATTCAACACAATGATCATCTTGAATATAGTGAATGGGTCAATCTGACCGATGCGCAAGATCTTGATTTAGCTTTTGATCATGCGCAGCTGTTGCAACTGGCCTTTGAACGCCTACAAAATAAAACCCGCTATACGACTTTACCGATTCGGCTTATGCCTGACTTATTTACTTTGACCGAGTTGCAACGTATTTATGAAATTATTTTAGGGCAGAGTTTGGAGAAAAAATCTTTTCGCCGACGCATGATTGAATCGGGCGTGGTAGAACAAACCGCACAACATAAAATCGCGGGCAAACGTCCTGCGCAATTATATCGTTTTGCACTACAACAGTATGATTTTCACTTCCCGCGCATGCTGGAATATCCACGACCAAATACCAATGCAATCGAGTGA
- the rplI gene encoding 50S ribosomal protein L9, which yields MDVILLQRIKNLGKLGDKVSVKAGYGRNFLIPQGKAVAATEANTTAFEARRAELEKQEAEILAAAQARADQLNEVNIVITAKAGDEGKLFGSIGTRDIADALTNAGLAVDRSEVRLPNGALRHTGEFNIVIQLHHDVAADVLVTIVSE from the coding sequence GTGGACGTTATCTTATTACAACGCATTAAAAACCTAGGCAAACTAGGTGATAAAGTTTCTGTTAAAGCTGGTTACGGCCGTAACTTCTTGATCCCTCAAGGTAAAGCGGTAGCTGCAACTGAAGCAAACACGACTGCTTTTGAAGCGCGTCGTGCTGAGCTTGAGAAACAAGAAGCTGAAATCCTAGCAGCTGCGCAAGCACGTGCTGATCAATTGAACGAAGTAAACATCGTGATTACAGCGAAAGCTGGTGACGAAGGTAAACTGTTCGGTTCTATCGGTACTCGTGATATCGCTGACGCTTTAACCAATGCTGGCCTTGCTGTAGATCGTTCAGAAGTTCGCTTACCGAACGGTGCGCTACGTCACACTGGTGAGTTCAACATCGTAATTCAATTACACCATGATGTTGCAGCAGACGTACTTGTGACCATCGTGTCTGAGTAA